In one Methanobrevibacter arboriphilus genomic region, the following are encoded:
- a CDS encoding tripartite tricarboxylate transporter permease, which yields MFDLIFACFLGVICGAITGLIPGIHVNTAGAIIFTSSAFLLGIFSPEFLCVFLVAMSIAHALIEFIPSIFLGVPDEATAVSVLPGHRMVLEGRSKEAIRIVAIGGFGAIIVIILILPILIIFLPTIQGVIKPYTFLILLLVSLYMIWRLSNGKRAFFWSLILFIFSGFLGWTIFQTPISSGLSMMCIFSGLFGISTILFSLNDKSFMPHQNKFYDLELNSNMLRGIFAGGVSGAILGFLPGFGPAQGSIIAQTVAGGDGEDNTENFLTSISGLNTSDTLFSLICIYLIGNPRSGIAVYMSYLISTFSISHLLIFIFTALVAVSVSLMLCLKLGDSFSKIMQNINYKKLSFIVIILMVLILYIFTIIYKANIIYITLALITSTAMGLLPHYLGVSKSHLMGVLIIPAMIIYFEMFI from the coding sequence ATGTTTGATCTTATTTTCGCTTGCTTTTTAGGTGTTATATGTGGTGCAATTACTGGATTAATTCCAGGAATTCATGTTAATACAGCAGGAGCTATAATTTTCACATCTTCTGCTTTTTTATTGGGAATTTTTTCACCAGAATTTTTATGTGTATTTTTGGTAGCTATGTCAATTGCACATGCGCTGATAGAATTTATACCTTCTATCTTTTTGGGAGTACCTGATGAAGCAACTGCAGTATCTGTACTGCCTGGTCATCGAATGGTTTTAGAAGGAAGATCTAAAGAAGCTATTAGAATAGTTGCTATTGGAGGGTTTGGAGCAATAATTGTTATTATATTAATACTTCCAATACTTATAATTTTTTTACCTACTATACAAGGAGTTATAAAGCCTTATACATTTTTAATACTTCTTTTAGTTTCATTATATATGATTTGGAGATTAAGTAATGGTAAAAGAGCCTTTTTTTGGTCATTAATATTATTTATTTTTTCAGGTTTTTTAGGTTGGACTATCTTTCAAACACCTATATCATCAGGACTCTCTATGATGTGTATATTTTCAGGTCTCTTTGGAATAAGTACTATTTTATTTAGTTTAAATGATAAATCTTTTATGCCCCATCAAAACAAATTTTATGACCTTGAATTGAATAGTAATATGCTAAGGGGAATTTTTGCAGGTGGTGTATCTGGAGCTATTCTTGGGTTTTTACCAGGATTTGGTCCTGCTCAGGGAAGTATAATAGCTCAAACAGTAGCGGGTGGAGATGGTGAGGACAATACTGAGAATTTTTTAACATCAATTAGTGGTTTAAATACTTCAGATACTTTATTTTCTCTTATATGTATTTATCTGATTGGAAATCCTCGAAGTGGAATAGCTGTTTATATGAGTTACTTAATAAGCACATTTAGTATTTCGCATTTGTTAATATTCATATTTACTGCACTTGTAGCAGTATCTGTATCATTAATGTTATGTTTAAAATTAGGAGATAGTTTTTCTAAGATAATGCAAAACATAAATTATAAAAAGTTGTCTTTTATAGTTATAATTTTAATGGTGTTAATTTTATATATATTTACAATAATTTATAAAGCCAACATTATCTATATTACCCTTGCTCTTATTACTTCAACTGCTATGGGGTTGCTTCCACATTATTTAGGTGTTTCTAAATCTCATTTAATGGGGGTTTTAATAATTCCTGCAATGATAATCTATTTTGAAATGTTTATATAG
- a CDS encoding ribosome biogenesis/translation initiation ATPase RLI, which produces MSRISILDHDRCQPKKCNYTCIEYCPGVRMEEDTIIIDEKTKKPLISEELCSGCGICTNRCPFNAISVINLPEALDNPIHRFGQNMFELFGLPTLSEGSVIGILGPNGIGKSTIMRILSGEMIPNLGNWENPANNWDEIIDHYKGSQLQSYFKNLSEGKIKVIHKPQMVDQLPKFVKGNVSELLSNADERNKFEEVIETLDLKNVLNREIANLSGGELQRVAIAASYVREGDFYYFDEPTSWLDVRQRLNAVKVIRSLAEDGKSVMVIEHDLATLDAISDYVNILYGQTGAYGVVSQMKGVRVGINAYINGFLKEENVRIRKQPIEFSIRPPTPEDEGESIVSYTNLKKSYEGFSLTAESGEIFHDEIVTAFGSNGIGKTTFAKILANEVKPDEGKVEEDIKIAYKPQYIVSDFEGRVEDFLYMNAPSYGSNIFKTEIMKPFSLEDILDKQVNELSGGELQRLAVATTLSKEADIYLFDEPTAFLDVEQRLVAGKAIRKIIESKNAASLIVDHDIVFIDYISDRAMVFQGDPGIKGKASKPMDLRTSMNKFLKDLKITFRRDKETKRPRVNKLDSYLDREQKENGEYYYLKDK; this is translated from the coding sequence TTGAGTAGAATTTCCATATTAGACCATGATCGATGCCAACCAAAAAAATGTAATTACACATGTATTGAATACTGTCCTGGAGTCCGTATGGAAGAAGACACAATAATAATTGATGAAAAAACAAAAAAACCATTAATATCAGAAGAATTATGTTCTGGGTGCGGTATATGTACAAACCGTTGTCCATTTAATGCTATAAGTGTTATTAATCTTCCTGAGGCTCTTGATAATCCTATTCACAGGTTTGGGCAAAATATGTTTGAATTGTTTGGACTTCCTACTCTTAGTGAAGGATCAGTTATCGGTATCCTTGGACCAAATGGAATTGGAAAATCAACAATAATGAGAATTCTCTCAGGAGAAATGATTCCAAACCTTGGAAATTGGGAAAATCCTGCAAACAATTGGGATGAAATAATAGATCATTATAAAGGTTCACAACTTCAAAGTTACTTTAAAAACCTATCAGAAGGGAAAATAAAAGTTATACACAAACCACAAATGGTTGATCAACTTCCTAAATTTGTAAAAGGAAATGTTTCAGAACTTTTATCAAATGCAGATGAAAGGAATAAATTTGAAGAAGTTATAGAAACATTAGACCTTAAAAATGTTCTTAATCGAGAAATAGCTAATTTAAGTGGAGGAGAACTCCAAAGAGTTGCAATAGCTGCATCATATGTAAGAGAAGGAGACTTTTACTATTTCGATGAACCCACCTCCTGGTTAGATGTTCGTCAACGTTTAAATGCTGTTAAAGTCATAAGATCCCTTGCAGAAGATGGAAAATCAGTTATGGTAATTGAACATGATTTAGCTACTTTAGATGCTATATCTGACTATGTTAATATTTTATATGGTCAAACTGGAGCATATGGAGTAGTTTCTCAGATGAAAGGAGTTAGAGTCGGAATAAATGCATATATTAATGGTTTTTTAAAAGAAGAAAATGTAAGAATCCGAAAACAGCCAATCGAATTTAGTATTAGACCTCCAACACCTGAAGATGAAGGAGAATCCATAGTATCATATACTAACTTAAAAAAATCATATGAGGGATTTTCATTAACTGCAGAATCAGGAGAGATATTTCATGATGAAATAGTAACTGCATTTGGTTCAAATGGTATTGGAAAAACAACTTTTGCAAAAATATTAGCTAATGAAGTAAAACCAGATGAGGGAAAAGTTGAAGAAGATATAAAAATAGCTTATAAACCACAATATATTGTTTCTGACTTTGAAGGCAGAGTAGAAGATTTTTTATATATGAATGCTCCAAGCTATGGTTCAAATATTTTTAAAACAGAAATTATGAAGCCATTTTCACTTGAAGATATTTTAGATAAACAAGTAAATGAATTAAGTGGTGGAGAACTGCAAAGACTTGCTGTAGCTACTACTTTATCAAAAGAGGCAGACATATATCTTTTTGATGAACCAACAGCTTTTCTTGATGTAGAACAAAGATTAGTAGCTGGAAAAGCTATTAGAAAAATTATAGAAAGTAAAAATGCAGCTTCACTTATTGTAGACCATGATATTGTATTTATAGACTATATAAGTGATCGGGCAATGGTTTTCCAAGGAGATCCAGGAATCAAAGGAAAAGCGAGCAAACCAATGGATCTAAGAACATCAATGAATAAATTCTTAAAAGACCTAAAAATCACATTCAGAAGAGACAAAGAAACAAAAAGGCCAAGAGTAAACAAGCTAGACAGCTATCTTGATAGAGAACAAAAAGAAAATGGGGAATATTACTATTTAAAAGATAAATAA
- a CDS encoding elongation factor 1-beta, with protein sequence MGEVVATVKLMPESPDVDLEQMKIDAQNVVSEDAELHKIDEEPIAFGLVALNVMFIIDDGEGGTEIVEEKLAKLPNVNSVEVLDVRRLM encoded by the coding sequence ATGGGAGAAGTAGTAGCAACTGTAAAATTAATGCCTGAAAGCCCTGATGTTGACCTAGAACAAATGAAAATTGATGCTCAAAATGTTGTTAGTGAAGATGCTGAGTTACATAAAATAGATGAAGAACCTATTGCTTTTGGTTTAGTAGCTTTAAATGTGATGTTTATCATTGATGATGGGGAAGGTGGAACCGAAATAGTAGAGGAAAAATTAGCAAAACTTCCTAATGTCAATAGTGTAGAGGTTCTTGATGTTAGAAGACTGATGTAG
- a CDS encoding GerW family sporulation protein — protein sequence MTDNSIKTTVDELKKLLNVRNFVGDPIETEDKILIPFMKWGFGFGAGQVNSSDSDNGFGSGAGAGIEPISIVVVDKKLEGMDGVRVLNLTKATETSKAISELGIVATDLIKEIISNYNEQTDKSNSEFANNLNEDYTEVKDSE from the coding sequence ATGACTGATAACTCTATTAAAACTACAGTAGATGAATTAAAAAAGCTTTTAAATGTTAGAAATTTTGTTGGAGATCCAATAGAAACTGAAGATAAGATATTGATTCCTTTTATGAAATGGGGATTTGGTTTTGGTGCTGGACAAGTAAATAGTTCTGATTCTGATAATGGATTTGGCTCAGGTGCTGGTGCTGGGATAGAACCTATTTCCATAGTGGTTGTTGATAAAAAATTAGAGGGTATGGATGGTGTTAGAGTATTAAATCTAACAAAGGCTACTGAAACTAGTAAAGCAATATCTGAATTAGGCATAGTTGCAACTGATTTAATAAAAGAAATTATTTCTAATTATAATGAACAAACAGATAAATCCAATTCTGAATTTGCAAATAATCTTAATGAAGATTATACTGAAGTAAAAGATTCTGAATAG
- a CDS encoding delta 1-pyrroline-5-carboxylate synthetase, giving the protein MKLVESLKETNCIIIAGGGEFANLIRKYDFETEFSNDITHETAINAMDIIAKLLNDKLNFTKLVYSLEEAEKVVDSGKIPILLCSDFLKDNNSIPHSWNITSDSISAYVSNILKSKLLIATNVDGIYSREPNSVGSKFFDEIDAKKLLTFNETSVDLMLGELLLEFGTNCFVVNGNFPERVLSLIEVENSDRISDNNYKDNYNFKYTLIRGE; this is encoded by the coding sequence ATAAAATTAGTAGAATCATTAAAAGAAACAAATTGTATAATAATAGCTGGTGGAGGAGAATTTGCAAACCTTATTCGTAAGTATGATTTTGAAACTGAATTTTCCAATGATATAACTCATGAAACAGCTATTAATGCTATGGATATAATAGCTAAACTCCTAAATGATAAATTAAATTTTACAAAACTTGTTTATTCTCTTGAAGAAGCTGAAAAAGTTGTTGATTCTGGAAAAATTCCCATATTATTATGTTCAGATTTTTTAAAGGATAATAATTCTATTCCTCATTCTTGGAATATAACCTCAGATTCAATTTCTGCCTATGTTTCAAATATCTTAAAATCGAAACTTTTAATAGCTACAAATGTAGATGGTATATATAGCCGAGAACCAAATAGTGTTGGGTCAAAATTTTTTGATGAAATTGATGCTAAAAAACTACTAACTTTTAATGAAACATCAGTTGACTTAATGCTTGGTGAGTTATTACTTGAATTCGGTACTAATTGTTTTGTTGTTAATGGAAATTTCCCTGAGAGAGTTTTATCTCTTATTGAAGTTGAAAATAGTGACAGAATAAGTGATAATAATTATAAAGATAATTATAATTTTAAATATACATTAATTAGAGGTGAATAA
- a CDS encoding zinc finger domain-containing protein translates to MKKVECKSCKQEIPLIDTYVEFPCPECGELIARCDKCRTFGHTYVCDCGFEGP, encoded by the coding sequence ATGAAAAAAGTAGAATGTAAATCTTGTAAACAAGAAATTCCATTGATTGATACTTATGTTGAATTTCCATGTCCTGAATGTGGTGAATTAATAGCAAGATGTGATAAATGTCGTACTTTTGGTCACACTTATGTCTGTGATTGTGGTTTTGAAGGACCATAA
- the nifE gene encoding nitrogenase iron-molybdenum cofactor biosynthesis protein NifE codes for MERHDSVKPIIETFEERQSHMCIKGGGLSLPECDKPGIPGTVTQRTCVFGGARIVLMPITDSIHLVHGPIGCASCTWDIRGSKSSDSKLYKKGCSTDLKEKDIVFGGERKLYDSIIELNKLHNPGAIFVYATCVSGVIGDDINSVCKEAQKITGCRVIPVQSEGFKDHNKTKGHWIGCDSLIDNVIGTSEPDQDSITPFDINIIGEFNVAGDLWGIKPLLEYLGLNIISTVTGDSKIEDIAKSHRAKLNIVQCQKSSNYLAKKMKKKYGIPSIKVNFFGIESTITSITEIAEFFDDEEMKNRANNLIENGLKHLDNKLEEYRKRLNGKTVALYVGGNKAWSLVRAFEELGMEVIMSGTKNGIKEDYENIKNIVKEGTLIVDDANSNELRKLLKKLKPDLLISGAKEKYIALKLGVGFCDFNHDRISAFAGFKGFLEFAKEVDGAVSTSVWNVVSKSIYDE; via the coding sequence ATGGAAAGACATGATAGTGTGAAACCTATAATTGAAACATTTGAGGAACGTCAAAGCCATATGTGTATTAAAGGTGGAGGACTTTCTCTTCCTGAATGTGATAAGCCAGGAATTCCTGGAACAGTTACACAAAGAACTTGTGTATTTGGAGGAGCAAGAATTGTGCTCATGCCAATCACAGATTCAATACATCTTGTACATGGTCCAATAGGATGTGCATCATGTACTTGGGATATTAGAGGAAGTAAATCTTCAGATTCAAAATTATATAAGAAAGGATGTTCAACTGATTTAAAAGAAAAAGATATTGTTTTTGGAGGTGAAAGAAAGTTATATGACTCAATAATTGAACTTAATAAATTACATAATCCTGGAGCTATTTTTGTATATGCAACTTGTGTTTCTGGTGTTATTGGAGATGATATAAATAGTGTATGTAAAGAAGCTCAAAAAATTACTGGATGTAGAGTCATTCCTGTACAATCTGAAGGTTTTAAAGATCATAATAAAACAAAAGGGCATTGGATTGGATGTGATTCATTAATTGATAATGTTATAGGAACATCAGAACCTGATCAAGATTCAATTACTCCATTTGATATTAATATAATTGGAGAATTTAATGTAGCTGGTGATTTATGGGGTATTAAACCACTATTAGAATATTTAGGCTTAAATATTATAAGTACTGTCACTGGAGACTCAAAAATTGAGGATATAGCTAAATCCCATAGAGCAAAATTAAATATAGTGCAATGCCAAAAATCTTCAAATTATTTAGCTAAGAAAATGAAGAAAAAATATGGAATTCCATCAATTAAAGTTAATTTTTTTGGAATTGAAAGTACTATAACTTCTATAACTGAAATTGCTGAATTTTTTGATGATGAAGAAATGAAAAATAGGGCAAATAACTTAATTGAAAATGGACTAAAACATTTAGATAATAAATTAGAAGAATATAGAAAAAGATTAAATGGAAAAACTGTTGCTTTATATGTTGGAGGAAATAAAGCTTGGTCTTTAGTTAGGGCATTTGAAGAATTGGGAATGGAAGTTATAATGTCTGGAACAAAGAATGGAATAAAAGAGGATTATGAAAATATCAAGAATATAGTTAAAGAGGGAACATTAATCGTCGATGATGCTAATTCTAATGAGTTAAGAAAGCTATTAAAGAAATTAAAACCAGATTTGCTTATTTCAGGAGCTAAAGAGAAATATATAGCTTTAAAATTAGGTGTTGGATTTTGTGATTTTAATCATGATAGAATTTCTGCTTTTGCAGGATTTAAAGGCTTTTTAGAGTTTGCAAAAGAAGTTGATGGTGCTGTTTCAACATCTGTTTGGAATGTTGTATCTAAAAGTATATATGATGAATAA
- a CDS encoding nitrogenase component 1, with protein sequence MSVNVYKRDRQVTIDPLVTCMPLGAMWAVLGINHGVPLVQGSQGCSTFARYHLARHFREPIEIAVSSFHESTAVFGGKKNLNISLKTLIQRQNPELIGVITTCSSEIIGDDVYGFVDSNKQELKELGYDNTEIIPINTPSFAGSHFAGYDNAIDALIKNLATPNENIEDDNNINIIPGLLNPGDVNEIKHMLDSMFVPYTMLTDISETFDSPLNPKKQGTPYFGKGGTTVNDIKNISASKGTISIAKYAKTGAETLKQTHKVPAVTDNLPPIGIKGTDEFLKTVNKLSGYDIIDTLMTERGLTLDLMADVSARYLAGRKVVIFGDPTLVTGLTSLVIELGMEVVMVTTGSEEKTFPTDIESISKNQSIDVFSEGDLKVVEDYVKDKDNGVELILGSSEARFINYDTGIPLVRFGFPVYDRVGYHSQPIVGYRGAKRVVEMVTNEVLAKYYEEKHWKLQQ encoded by the coding sequence ATGAGTGTTAATGTATACAAAAGGGATAGACAAGTAACAATAGACCCACTTGTAACATGCATGCCCTTAGGGGCAATGTGGGCTGTTCTTGGAATAAATCATGGAGTGCCACTAGTACAAGGATCCCAAGGTTGTAGTACTTTTGCAAGGTATCACCTTGCAAGACATTTTCGTGAACCAATTGAAATAGCTGTTAGTAGCTTTCATGAATCAACAGCTGTCTTTGGAGGTAAGAAAAACTTAAATATAAGTCTTAAAACTCTTATACAAAGACAAAATCCTGAACTTATAGGAGTTATAACAACATGTAGTTCAGAGATTATTGGGGATGATGTTTATGGATTTGTAGATTCAAACAAACAAGAATTAAAAGAGTTAGGATATGATAACACTGAAATTATACCTATAAATACTCCTTCTTTTGCAGGAAGTCATTTTGCTGGTTATGATAATGCTATTGATGCATTAATTAAAAATTTAGCTACTCCTAATGAGAATATTGAAGATGACAACAATATTAACATTATACCTGGTTTATTGAATCCTGGTGATGTTAATGAAATAAAACATATGTTGGATTCAATGTTTGTTCCTTACACAATGTTAACTGACATTTCAGAAACATTTGATTCTCCTTTAAATCCAAAAAAACAAGGAACTCCATATTTTGGAAAAGGAGGAACTACAGTTAATGACATAAAGAATATATCAGCAAGCAAAGGAACTATAAGTATAGCTAAGTATGCTAAAACAGGAGCTGAAACATTAAAACAAACACATAAAGTCCCTGCTGTAACAGATAATTTACCTCCAATTGGTATTAAAGGAACTGATGAATTTCTTAAGACTGTGAATAAATTATCTGGATATGATATTATTGATACTTTAATGACAGAAAGGGGTTTAACATTAGATTTAATGGCTGATGTAAGTGCAAGATATTTAGCAGGAAGAAAAGTAGTAATATTCGGTGATCCTACACTTGTAACTGGATTAACATCTCTTGTAATAGAGTTAGGAATGGAAGTTGTAATGGTAACCACAGGATCAGAGGAAAAAACATTCCCTACAGATATTGAAAGTATAAGTAAAAATCAAAGCATAGATGTATTCTCAGAAGGAGATTTGAAAGTAGTAGAAGATTATGTAAAAGATAAGGATAATGGGGTAGAATTAATATTAGGTTCAAGTGAAGCTAGATTCATAAATTATGATACAGGAATTCCATTAGTACGTTTTGGATTTCCAGTTTATGATAGGGTGGGATACCATTCACAACCAATTGTAGGATATCGTGGTGCTAAACGTGTTGTTGAAATGGTAACTAATGAAGTTTTAGCAAAATATTATGAAGAAAAACACTGGAAGTTACAACAATAA
- the pth2 gene encoding peptidyl-tRNA hydrolase Pth2, translating into MKQVIVVRNDLKMSKGKTAAQACHACLGAYKKADSDKIRFWEQEGQKKVIVKVNSLEELFEIKEIAKKNNVPNFIVKDAGRTELPTSTITCLGVGPDTDEIIDKVTQDLKLLS; encoded by the coding sequence ATGAAACAGGTTATTGTAGTAAGGAATGATTTGAAGATGTCTAAAGGTAAAACTGCTGCTCAAGCTTGTCATGCTTGTTTAGGAGCATATAAAAAAGCAGACTCTGATAAAATTAGATTTTGGGAACAAGAAGGTCAAAAAAAGGTTATAGTAAAAGTAAATAGCTTAGAAGAGCTATTTGAAATAAAAGAAATAGCTAAAAAAAATAATGTTCCTAATTTTATTGTAAAAGATGCTGGTAGAACTGAGTTACCTACATCCACTATAACTTGTTTAGGTGTTGGTCCTGATACTGATGAAATAATTGATAAAGTGACTCAAGATTTGAAATTGTTAAGTTGA
- a CDS encoding nitrogenase component 1 has product MEKNQDCCEFEENRYISDKKFAVENPARMCQPMGALQAIMGLKNAMPLIHGSQGCATYMRFQLIRHFREPIEVSSSALNEKTVIYGGENNLLNALKNVSEKQNPDIVCVMSSCLTETIGDDIEGIISKFEDANIGMKLPKMVSVSTPSFSGSHIEGYDKAVLELVKDLGRLNIPNDKINLIMGNLSPGDINEVKKLINDLNVSSIILTDTSLNLDAPLDEDTLELHKYGTSLNEIEDTPNSKGTISLSKHVDSAGKYLEKNFDVKCFSENLPLGIKNTDRFVKNVCELMNIKIPKKVERDRGRLCDILVDSHAYNYRKKVAIFGDPDMVIGIANIVSEMGMIPEVLCIGMESERFINDVGNIKEFSNEIDYNPIILENSDLFDLENILDNHDVDILFGNAYGASIADKNNIPLYRIGFPIFDRVGAQRISCLGYTGGIKFVDEVTNMIIDYYYDFEGYKLDEEEEIVFGDIATEEKHIEEKF; this is encoded by the coding sequence ATGGAAAAAAATCAAGATTGTTGTGAATTTGAAGAAAATAGATATATTAGTGATAAAAAGTTTGCAGTGGAAAATCCTGCAAGAATGTGTCAACCTATGGGTGCTTTACAGGCAATAATGGGATTGAAAAATGCCATGCCTCTTATACATGGTTCTCAGGGTTGTGCTACATACATGAGATTTCAGTTGATTAGACACTTCAGAGAACCTATAGAAGTATCATCATCAGCACTTAATGAGAAAACAGTTATTTATGGTGGAGAAAACAATTTATTGAATGCACTTAAAAATGTTTCTGAGAAGCAGAATCCTGATATTGTTTGTGTAATGAGTAGTTGTTTAACAGAAACTATCGGTGATGATATTGAAGGTATTATAAGTAAATTTGAGGATGCAAATATTGGTATGAAATTGCCTAAAATGGTTTCTGTTTCAACTCCCAGCTTTTCTGGATCTCATATTGAAGGTTATGATAAGGCAGTTCTTGAACTTGTTAAAGATTTAGGTAGATTAAATATTCCAAATGATAAAATCAATCTTATAATGGGGAATTTATCTCCTGGAGATATTAATGAGGTTAAAAAATTAATAAATGACTTAAATGTTTCCAGTATAATTTTAACTGATACCTCTTTAAATCTTGATGCTCCATTAGATGAAGATACATTAGAACTGCATAAATATGGAACCTCATTAAATGAAATTGAAGATACTCCTAATTCTAAAGGAACAATATCATTATCTAAACATGTTGATTCAGCTGGAAAATATCTTGAAAAAAATTTTGATGTTAAATGTTTTTCAGAGAATTTACCATTAGGTATCAAAAATACTGATAGATTTGTAAAAAATGTATGTGAATTAATGAATATTAAAATTCCAAAAAAAGTAGAAAGAGATAGAGGAAGACTTTGTGATATTTTAGTTGATTCTCATGCTTATAATTACAGAAAAAAGGTAGCTATTTTCGGTGACCCTGATATGGTTATTGGAATAGCTAATATAGTTAGTGAAATGGGAATGATTCCTGAAGTTTTATGTATTGGTATGGAAAGTGAAAGATTTATTAATGATGTTGGCAATATTAAAGAATTTTCAAATGAAATTGATTATAATCCTATTATTTTAGAAAATAGTGATTTATTTGATTTAGAAAATATTTTAGATAATCATGATGTTGATATTTTATTTGGAAATGCTTATGGTGCATCAATAGCTGATAAAAACAATATTCCTTTATACAGGATAGGATTTCCTATTTTTGATAGAGTTGGTGCTCAAAGAATTTCCTGCCTTGGATATACTGGTGGAATAAAATTTGTTGATGAAGTAACTAATATGATAATTGATTATTATTATGATTTTGAAGGTTACAAGTTAGATGAAGAAGAAGAGATTGTTTTTGGTGATATTGCTACTGAAGAAAAACACATTGAGGAGAAATTTTAG
- a CDS encoding NifB/NifX family molybdenum-iron cluster-binding protein, which yields MMVAVASTDGKNIDLHFGDAEQFFIFDVKNSEFLELRKKSNIRLEDHTDRWKESTDLINDCKVVLCKKIGKEPHIELRKMGIKVIMLDCNVDDALKECHNHLNLS from the coding sequence ATGATGGTAGCAGTTGCTTCTACTGATGGGAAAAATATTGATCTTCATTTTGGAGATGCTGAACAATTTTTCATCTTTGATGTTAAGAATAGTGAATTTTTAGAACTAAGAAAAAAATCAAACATTCGATTAGAGGATCATACAGACAGGTGGAAAGAATCAACAGACCTTATAAATGATTGTAAAGTAGTATTATGCAAAAAAATAGGCAAAGAACCTCATATTGAACTTAGAAAGATGGGAATTAAGGTTATAATGCTTGATTGTAATGTAGATGATGCATTAAAAGAATGTCATAATCATTTAAACCTTTCTTAA